The window TGGTGTTGTTGTCGTGCTGCGCGCGCGCGTGCTGCCATTCTCCACCCCGAAACCTTAGAAGTTGACGACCCCGTCGCTTGCGCCCACTCTGGCGCCCACGTGAAGCCGCGAATGTCGATTACCCGAATTCCCGATTCTTCGATCTTTCGACCGTTCGCCGACCCCGCGTCGAACAGCCTGAATCCATCGAAAATACGGGCCGCGCGTGGCAGCGATGTTGCGGCTGTTACGCATCATTTGAGCCGCTTCAAATGGTCCGTAGCTTTTGCTGCTGTGGGCGGCTTGGGCGGCTCATGCCGCTGCTACGTCACGCAACGGCATCATGTCGAGCAACGCGGTGCCAACCCGTTCGATCACCGCCGGCCAGTCGCCCGGCCGCGACTGACGGAACAGCCGCGCGCTCGGATACCACGGGCTGTCCTCACGTTCGAGCAGCCAGCGCCAGTCGGGCGCGCGCGGCAACAGAATCCACACCGGCCTGCCGACCGCGCCCGCCAGATGCGCCACCGACGTATCCACCGAAATCACTACATCGAGCGCATTGATCAACGCGGCGGTGTCCGCAAAATCGGCAAGCGCATCGTCGAAACACACGACGTCACTCGCCGCCAGCGCGGCGCGATCGCGCTCGCGCACTTGCGGTTGCAGGCTCACGAAGGTTGCATCGAGCGCGAACAGCGGCGCGAGTTCGGCGAACGACAGCGAGCGGTTTTCATCGTTGTTGTGGCGAGGATTGCCGGACCACGCGAGGCCGATTTTCAGCTTGTGCGGCGTGGCGATGGCATCGACACGGCGACGCCATTCATCGCGCCGCCGCGCATCGGCGTGCAAATAAGCACCCCGCGCGGGCATCGTGTCGAGCGTCGTGCGGAAAGCGAGCGGCAGGCTCATCAACGGAACCTGAAAATCGAACGGCGGTATCGCATCGTCTTCGCTGACGATGCAACTCACGTCGCTCAACGACGCCAGCAGCGTCGCCAGTTCGCGCGGCGCCTGCAGGATCACCGTCGCGCCTTTCGCATGAACGAGGCTCGCGTAGCGGCAGAATTGCAGCGTGTCGCCGTAGCCCTGCTCCGCATGCAGCAGCACGGTCCTGCCCGCAATCGGCTCGACGCCGAGCCACAGCGGACGATCGGCGTGACGCCGGTTCAACGCGACGTCGGTGGCGTGCCAGCGCGCTTCGTGCAGTGCCCAGCCGGTTGCCATGTCGCCCATCAGCAAACGGCAGTACGCCTCGGAGCGGCGCGCCGCGCCATGATGCGGATCGCGTTCGCAGGCCTGCACGTAGGCACGCAGCGCGGCTTCGTGCTCACCGATCTGCTGCAAGGCGACCGCGCGCGTATAGAGATGTTGCGCAGTGTCGGCGGGCGCGCAGGCGGCTTTCGCGTGACTGTCCATCGCCTCGTCGTAGCGCGAGAGTTGTTGCAGCGTGACGGCGCGGTTGTACAGCAACTCGGGATGCGCGCCGGTCAGCGCGAGCGCGCGGTCGTAGTCGTCGAGCGCTTCGTCGTGGCGGCCAAGCGCGCACAATGCCGCCGCATGGTTGCGCAGCGCGTCGATATGTTCGGGGGCGCGTTTGAGCGCTTCACTGTAGGCCTCGGCCGCCTCCTGATGACGGTCGAGACCGAGCAGTGCGTTGCCGCGTCCCACCCACGCCGTCGACTGCTCGCGATCGATGGCAAGCAGCCGGTCGCAGCGTCGCAGCAGTTCCGCGCGCGCATGCAGCATGTCGAGCGCGACGCAGCTTGCGTATAGCAACGCGGTGTCGTCGGGCGCGAGTTGCAGGCCTTCGTCGAGGATCGTCAGCGCCTCAGTGGCACGCCCCAGTTCGGTCAACGCGATGCCCGTGGCCAGCAGCAACGCCGGACTGCGCCCGCAGATCACCATCGCCAGCCGGTATTGCCGCAACGCTTCGTCATGACGGCCGACTTCACGCAGCGCGTGACCGTGCTCGGCGTGCGCGGCGGCGTCGTTGGCATCGAGATTCAGCGCGCGCTCCAGGCTGATCAAGGCATCGGCAGGACGACCCAGCGCGCGCAACGCGGCGCCGCGGCGGCTCCACGCCTGGGCTTGCGCGGGCGCGCGTTGCAGCGAACGGTCGTAGGCTGCGATCGCTTCGTCGAAGCGTTCGAGTCCCAGCAGCGCATCGCCGACCGCCGTGTGAGCGGGCGGATGCGCGGGATCGAGTTTCAACGCTTCGTCGAGTACGGCGAGCGCGTCGCGATAGCGGCCCACGCCGACCAGCGCCGCGCCGTGATTCGTGAAGTTCCAGGCTTGCCGCAAACCCGCGCGCATCGAGCGCGCGATCAGCGGCTCCGCGCGCGCTGCGTCGCCCTGACGCAGACAGACGAGTCCCAGCAGATGGAGCGCTTCGACGTTGTCGGGCGAGAGAGTCAGCACGCCTTCGTACAGACGCCGCGCCGCGCCGAGGTCATTCCTCTCCAGCAGCGCGCGCGCATTGCGCAACGAATCGGCGATAGCCACCTGCACGGCACTCCCGTTCGCCACCGGCGCAAACGAAGAAGCGGCGTCCTGCGCTCTTTGCCGGTTCATCGACCCGCTCCATTCACGAGCCCAGGCAACGCCGCCTTTACGGCTTCGACCACCGGCGCCCAGTTCCCCGCCTCGGTTTGGCCGAAAAGTCGCGCGCCGGGATACCACGGGTTGTCGTCGCGATCGAGCATCCAGCGGAAGTCCGGCGTATGCGGCAACAAGACCGCAAGCGGCCGCCCCAACGCGCCCGCAAGATGCGCGACTGACGTATCGACACTCACCACGTAATCCATCAGCGCGGTCAGCGCGGCCGTGTCGGCAAAGTCCTCGATCTGATCGCCGACGTGACGGAGCGGACTCGCGGCGAGCGCTGTTTGATCTTCGTCGCGGACCACCTTTTGCAGACTGATCCAGTCGAACGCGTCGTCGAGTAGCGGCAGCAGATCGGCGAGCGGCATTGACCGGTTGCGGTCGTTCAGATGCAGCGGATTGCCCGACCACACGAGGCCGATACGCGGCCGTTGCGACATACCCAGCCGCTCGACCCAACGCGCGACGTGTGCAGGATCGGCCAGCAAATACGGCACCTCGGCGGGAATCGACGCCTGTTCAGTGCGGAACTCGAGCGGCAGACTCAGCAACGGACAATGCAGATCGAACGGCGGCAGCGGCCCGCCGCGCATGACCACTGTGTCGACGCCGTCGAGGCTCTCCAGCAGCCCGGTCAACTCACGCTGCACTTCGAGCACGACCGTGGCACCGAGCGCCTTCACGAGCGGCACATAGCGGCAGAATTGCAGCGTGTCGCCGAGGCCCTGCTCCGCATACAGCAGGATGGTGCGGCCCGCGAGCGGCATGCCGTGAGTCCACCTCGACTGCACGAACTCGCGGCGGCTGCCGTCGAGTTGCGCGTCGCGCCAGCGCCATTCGTATTCGCTCCAGCCGGCCTCGAAGTCGCCGATCGACAGACACAGAAACGCGCGCATGCAGTGCGCGAGCACGTAGTCCGGATCGATGTCGATAGCCTGCGCGTAGGCCGCTTTCGCTTCTTCATGCCGTCGCAAGGAGCGCAGCGCATTGCCGGTGTGAAAATGCGCGAGCTTGTCGCGCGGTGTTGTGTCCAGCACGCGCGCGAAATCGCCGAGCGCGTCCTCATAACGGTGCGTTTCCAGCGACACACGCCCGCGCGTGAACCACGCGGGCACGTAGTCCGATTCGAGCGCGAGCGCGCGTTCGCAGGCCTGCCGCGCGTCGTCGTAACGCTTGATGCTGATCAGCGCGCTAGCGTAATTGCACAACACGCCGACACTGTCCGGTTCGACGTCGAGAGAGCGCGCATAGCTCTGCGCGCCGTCGCCGTCGCGGCCCAGATGACACGCCGCGTTGCCCCGGTTCGCGTGCGCCTTCGCATGATTCGGCTCGATGGCGAGCACGCGGTCGCAACGCGCGAGGGTTTCCCGATGCCGTCCAAGCTGTTCCAGCGCGACCGAACTGTTGTAGATCGCCTCCACGAAACTCGGGCTCGCCGCCATCGCCGCGTTGAAATCGGCGAGCGCGTTGCCGGGTTCGTGCAGATCGAGAAACGCGACGCCTCTCAGGAACAGCACCTCTGCACTGCCCGGCACGAGCGACAACGCCAGACCGTAGTTATCCGTCGCGTGCTGGAAACGGCCCAGCTCGCGCAACACGCGTCCACGTTCGCGCAGCACGTCGAAGGAACGGCCGGCTATCGACAACGCACGGTCGCAGCAGACCATTGCGTCGGTGCAACGCCCCAGCGCGCGCAGCGATTCGCTGCGCTTGAGCAGCGCCTCGGCGGAACCCGGATTGATGTCGAACAAACGGTCGTATGCGGCGAGCGCATCGTCGTGACGGCCCAGTTGCGCGAGCAGACCCGCGCGTTGGAACAGCGCGCGTTGATGGCCGGGATTGAGCGCCAGCGCTTCATCGAGTCGTGACAGCGCGTCTTGCGTCCGCCCGAGACCCAGCAGCACGGCAGAGTGATTGGTGAGCGCCAGCGCGACCGGTTGCCGCTCGATCGAGAGGCTCATCAACGCATTGGCTTCCTCTAACCGTCCTTGCTGGAAACGC is drawn from Burkholderia sp. 9120 and contains these coding sequences:
- a CDS encoding tetratricopeptide repeat protein; amino-acid sequence: MNRQRAQDAASSFAPVANGSAVQVAIADSLRNARALLERNDLGAARRLYEGVLTLSPDNVEALHLLGLVCLRQGDAARAEPLIARSMRAGLRQAWNFTNHGAALVGVGRYRDALAVLDEALKLDPAHPPAHTAVGDALLGLERFDEAIAAYDRSLQRAPAQAQAWSRRGAALRALGRPADALISLERALNLDANDAAAHAEHGHALREVGRHDEALRQYRLAMVICGRSPALLLATGIALTELGRATEALTILDEGLQLAPDDTALLYASCVALDMLHARAELLRRCDRLLAIDREQSTAWVGRGNALLGLDRHQEAAEAYSEALKRAPEHIDALRNHAAALCALGRHDEALDDYDRALALTGAHPELLYNRAVTLQQLSRYDEAMDSHAKAACAPADTAQHLYTRAVALQQIGEHEAALRAYVQACERDPHHGAARRSEAYCRLLMGDMATGWALHEARWHATDVALNRRHADRPLWLGVEPIAGRTVLLHAEQGYGDTLQFCRYASLVHAKGATVILQAPRELATLLASLSDVSCIVSEDDAIPPFDFQVPLMSLPLAFRTTLDTMPARGAYLHADARRRDEWRRRVDAIATPHKLKIGLAWSGNPRHNNDENRSLSFAELAPLFALDATFVSLQPQVRERDRAALAASDVVCFDDALADFADTAALINALDVVISVDTSVAHLAGAVGRPVWILLPRAPDWRWLLEREDSPWYPSARLFRQSRPGDWPAVIERVGTALLDMMPLRDVAAA
- a CDS encoding tetratricopeptide repeat protein; this encodes MTSNGEGTTLAIQTDSARARDEVPKPDAAQLDRLLQRARKAHTEGGLDKAEAAYAELLMLDPAHAEALHLLGAVRFQQGRLEEANALMSLSIERQPVALALTNHSAVLLGLGRTQDALSRLDEALALNPGHQRALFQRAGLLAQLGRHDDALAAYDRLFDINPGSAEALLKRSESLRALGRCTDAMVCCDRALSIAGRSFDVLRERGRVLRELGRFQHATDNYGLALSLVPGSAEVLFLRGVAFLDLHEPGNALADFNAAMAASPSFVEAIYNSSVALEQLGRHRETLARCDRVLAIEPNHAKAHANRGNAACHLGRDGDGAQSYARSLDVEPDSVGVLCNYASALISIKRYDDARQACERALALESDYVPAWFTRGRVSLETHRYEDALGDFARVLDTTPRDKLAHFHTGNALRSLRRHEEAKAAYAQAIDIDPDYVLAHCMRAFLCLSIGDFEAGWSEYEWRWRDAQLDGSRREFVQSRWTHGMPLAGRTILLYAEQGLGDTLQFCRYVPLVKALGATVVLEVQRELTGLLESLDGVDTVVMRGGPLPPFDLHCPLLSLPLEFRTEQASIPAEVPYLLADPAHVARWVERLGMSQRPRIGLVWSGNPLHLNDRNRSMPLADLLPLLDDAFDWISLQKVVRDEDQTALAASPLRHVGDQIEDFADTAALTALMDYVVSVDTSVAHLAGALGRPLAVLLPHTPDFRWMLDRDDNPWYPGARLFGQTEAGNWAPVVEAVKAALPGLVNGAGR